From a single Couchioplanes caeruleus genomic region:
- the yidD gene encoding membrane protein insertion efficiency factor YidD, with amino-acid sequence MTPLARLLTAAIVAYRRYVSPALPARCRFYPSCSAYALEAVAKHGALRGTGLATWRLLRCHPFHPGGFDPVPDPIRHRPADVTGA; translated from the coding sequence ATGACACCGCTTGCCCGGCTGCTGACCGCGGCGATCGTCGCGTACCGTCGTTACGTGAGCCCGGCTCTGCCGGCTCGCTGCCGGTTCTACCCTTCGTGCAGCGCGTACGCCCTCGAGGCAGTCGCGAAACACGGAGCGCTCCGCGGGACCGGACTGGCGACCTGGCGGTTGCTGCGCTGCCACCCCTTCCACCCTGGCGGGTTCGATCCGGTTCCCGACCCGATCCGTCACCGTCCTGCCGATGTGACTGGAGCATGA
- the rsmG gene encoding 16S rRNA (guanine(527)-N(7))-methyltransferase RsmG translates to MPAPPAGGSLFDPPAEHRDAAERVFGERLELAGRYAELLGTDGVIRGLIGPREAPRIWERHLINCAVMAEMIPIGASVIDVGSGAGLPGIVLAVARPDLTITLVEPLARRTAFLTETVTTLGLDTAVTVVRGRAEDLAGGPPAPADVVTARAVAPLDRLAGWCLPLAAVGGRLLALKGASAEEEVAEHRQAVTRLGGGEPVVRLCGGGLIDPPTTVVEIVRERDVVAPRPRPSKRAATPGRSADAGGRGAGKRRSRRG, encoded by the coding sequence ATGCCGGCCCCGCCGGCCGGCGGTTCCCTCTTTGATCCGCCGGCCGAGCATCGCGACGCTGCCGAGCGGGTGTTCGGCGAGCGTCTCGAGCTGGCCGGCCGGTATGCGGAGCTCCTCGGCACCGACGGCGTCATCCGCGGTCTCATCGGACCGCGGGAGGCGCCCCGCATCTGGGAACGGCACCTGATCAACTGTGCCGTTATGGCTGAGATGATCCCTATCGGCGCTTCGGTGATTGACGTGGGGTCTGGTGCCGGTTTGCCCGGTATCGTGCTGGCAGTGGCCCGGCCCGATCTCACGATCACCCTGGTCGAGCCGCTGGCACGACGTACCGCTTTCCTGACCGAAACGGTGACAACGCTCGGACTCGACACGGCCGTCACGGTCGTCCGAGGACGCGCGGAAGACCTCGCCGGTGGACCCCCCGCCCCCGCCGATGTCGTCACCGCCCGCGCGGTGGCACCGCTCGACCGGCTCGCCGGATGGTGCCTCCCGCTCGCCGCCGTCGGCGGCCGGCTGCTGGCACTCAAGGGTGCCTCGGCCGAGGAAGAAGTCGCGGAACACCGTCAGGCGGTCACCCGCCTCGGCGGCGGCGAACCGGTCGTCCGGCTCTGCGGAGGCGGCCTGATCGACCCGCCGACCACGGTCGTCGAGATCGTGCGGGAGCGCGACGTCGTGGCACCACGGCCGAGGCCGTCCAAGCGGGCGGCCACCCCGGGCCGCTCCGCCGACGCCGGCGGACGCGGCGCCGGGAAGAGGAGATCGCGGAGGGGATAG
- the dnaN gene encoding DNA polymerase III subunit beta: protein MKFRVERDALADAVAWTAKSLPSRPSVPVLAGVMLRVTDGRLHVSGFDYEVSSQVSVEVQADADGAALVSGRLLAEITKALPAKPVDIAAVGSHLELVCGSARFTLPVMPVEDYPTLPDMPSSAGTVDAQAFAVAVAQVAVAAGRDETLPMMTGVRIELNGSTMAMLATDRYRLAMRELEWNPDDPGISLNALVPAKTLNDTAKALGPIGGAVTLALAQGNAGEGMIGFAGGTRRTTSRLLDGANYPPVRSLFPASHNAEARVTVSALVEVVRRVALVAERTTPVLLSFSEDGLVVEAGGTEEARASEAMEATFTGEPLTIGFNPQYLIDGLQNLGAPTAVLSFVDAFKPAVISPAAEDGEIVPGYRYLIMPIRVTR, encoded by the coding sequence ATGAAGTTCCGGGTGGAGCGAGACGCACTCGCCGACGCGGTGGCGTGGACGGCCAAGAGCCTCCCCAGCCGTCCTTCGGTGCCGGTCCTGGCCGGCGTCATGCTGCGGGTGACCGACGGCAGGTTGCATGTCTCCGGCTTCGACTACGAGGTCTCCAGCCAGGTGAGCGTGGAGGTGCAGGCGGACGCCGACGGTGCCGCGCTCGTCTCCGGCCGGCTGCTCGCCGAGATCACCAAGGCGCTCCCGGCCAAGCCGGTAGACATCGCCGCGGTGGGCTCGCACCTCGAGCTGGTCTGCGGCAGTGCACGCTTCACCCTCCCGGTGATGCCGGTGGAGGACTACCCGACTCTGCCCGACATGCCGTCGAGCGCCGGCACGGTCGACGCCCAGGCGTTCGCCGTCGCCGTCGCGCAGGTGGCCGTCGCGGCCGGGCGGGACGAGACGCTGCCGATGATGACCGGCGTACGGATCGAGCTGAACGGCTCGACGATGGCGATGCTGGCAACGGACCGGTACCGCCTGGCGATGCGTGAGCTGGAGTGGAACCCGGACGACCCCGGCATCAGCCTGAACGCCCTGGTGCCGGCGAAGACGCTGAACGACACGGCGAAGGCGCTGGGCCCGATCGGCGGCGCCGTCACGCTCGCCCTCGCGCAGGGCAACGCCGGCGAGGGCATGATCGGTTTCGCGGGTGGCACCCGGCGCACCACGAGCCGGCTGCTGGACGGTGCGAACTACCCGCCGGTGCGGTCCCTGTTCCCGGCGAGCCACAACGCCGAAGCGCGGGTGACCGTCTCCGCCCTGGTCGAGGTGGTCCGTCGCGTCGCCCTGGTCGCCGAGCGCACCACGCCCGTCCTGCTGAGCTTCAGCGAGGACGGTCTCGTGGTCGAGGCGGGCGGCACCGAGGAGGCGCGGGCCAGCGAGGCCATGGAGGCCACCTTCACCGGTGAGCCGCTCACCATCGGTTTCAACCCGCAGTACCTGATCGACGGTCTGCAGAACCTGGGCGCCCCGACGGCCGTGTTGTCGTTCGTCGACGCCTTCAAGCCTGCTGTGATCTCCCCCGCAGCCGAAGACGGCGAAATCGTGCCCGGATACCGCTATCTGATCATGCCTATCCGGGTAACCCGCTGA
- the dnaA gene encoding chromosomal replication initiator protein DnaA, translating into MADTVDLGGVWAAATDELADEIASAQQRAYLRLTRLRAIVEDTALLSVPDTYTRDVIESRLRLAITEALSRRLGRPIQVAVTVRPPEDGTGRPGTVYGTPPPEPATQPPAHYSEPPAHYSDAPPPPYPDRYAQSPAYSESYDQSDAPTGSAQAPFTRGVPAARDGQDALFAAPLPMGQPEPAKSTIAEEKKPAPEPPRQLPHYTETPNDSTGHRMATEPAQLRENQRHHDERAQDRRDDTMQMRHGGDNGPGRAPIDLRGPAAGRPGGNDGNRLNPKYMFETFVIGSSNRFAHAAAVAVAESPAKAYNPLFIYGSSGLGKTHLLHAIGHYATTLGHARSVRYVSTEEFTNDFINSLRDDKTQAFQRRYRDVDILLIDDIQFLENRERTQEEFFHTFNTLHNANKQIVISSDRSPRQLATLEDRMRTRFEWGLLADIQPPDLETRIAILQKKAAQERMYAPDDVLEFIASRVSNSIRELEGALIRVTAFASLTRSAVQLSLAEEVLRDFMPDGAGPEITADQIMVSTADYFGVSLEDLRGHSRSRVLVNARQVAMYLCRELTDLSLPRIGQAFGGRDHTTVMHADRKIRQHMAERRSLYNQIAELTNRIKQNT; encoded by the coding sequence GTGGCCGATACGGTCGACCTTGGCGGGGTCTGGGCTGCGGCGACGGACGAGCTGGCGGACGAGATCGCGTCCGCTCAGCAGCGTGCGTACCTGCGGCTGACCCGCCTGCGCGCCATCGTGGAGGACACCGCGCTGCTCTCCGTCCCGGACACGTACACCCGGGACGTGATCGAGTCGCGGTTGCGCCTGGCGATCACCGAGGCCCTGTCGCGCCGGCTCGGCCGTCCGATCCAGGTCGCCGTGACGGTCCGCCCGCCCGAGGACGGCACCGGCCGACCGGGCACCGTGTACGGCACCCCGCCGCCCGAGCCGGCGACCCAGCCGCCGGCGCACTACTCCGAACCGCCCGCGCACTACTCGGACGCACCGCCCCCGCCGTACCCGGATCGTTATGCGCAGTCACCCGCCTACAGCGAGAGTTATGACCAGAGCGACGCGCCGACCGGGTCGGCGCAGGCGCCTTTCACGCGCGGCGTGCCGGCGGCGCGCGACGGTCAGGACGCGCTGTTCGCCGCACCGCTGCCGATGGGCCAGCCGGAGCCGGCGAAATCCACCATCGCGGAGGAAAAGAAGCCGGCGCCCGAGCCGCCCCGGCAGCTACCGCACTACACGGAGACGCCGAACGACTCCACCGGGCATCGGATGGCGACCGAGCCGGCGCAGCTCCGCGAGAATCAGCGTCACCACGACGAGCGAGCGCAGGACCGTCGCGACGACACGATGCAGATGCGGCACGGCGGCGACAACGGTCCCGGCCGCGCCCCGATCGACCTGCGCGGCCCCGCCGCCGGGCGTCCGGGCGGCAACGACGGCAACCGGCTGAACCCGAAGTACATGTTCGAGACCTTCGTCATCGGCTCCTCCAACCGCTTCGCGCACGCCGCGGCGGTCGCGGTGGCGGAGTCTCCGGCGAAGGCGTACAACCCGCTGTTCATCTACGGCAGCTCCGGGCTCGGCAAGACACACCTGCTGCACGCGATCGGTCACTACGCCACCACGCTCGGCCACGCCCGCAGCGTCCGCTACGTGTCGACCGAGGAATTCACCAACGACTTCATCAACAGCCTGCGCGACGACAAGACCCAGGCGTTCCAGCGCCGCTACCGCGACGTCGACATCCTCCTGATCGACGACATCCAGTTCCTGGAGAACCGCGAGCGTACGCAGGAGGAGTTTTTCCACACGTTCAATACCCTGCACAACGCCAACAAGCAGATCGTCATCAGCTCGGACCGCTCCCCGAGACAGCTGGCGACGCTCGAGGACCGCATGCGTACCCGTTTCGAATGGGGCCTGCTCGCGGACATCCAGCCGCCGGACCTCGAGACCCGCATCGCGATCCTGCAGAAGAAGGCCGCTCAGGAGCGCATGTACGCCCCGGACGACGTGCTCGAGTTCATCGCCTCCCGCGTCTCCAACTCGATCCGCGAACTCGAGGGCGCCCTCATCCGGGTGACAGCGTTCGCCAGCCTCACCCGCAGCGCGGTGCAACTCTCGCTGGCCGAGGAAGTCCTCCGCGACTTCATGCCCGACGGCGCCGGTCCGGAGATCACGGCCGACCAGATCATGGTCTCGACCGCCGACTACTTCGGCGTGAGCCTCGAAGACCTCCGCGGCCACTCGCGCTCCCGGGTCCTCGTGAACGCCCGCCAGGTCGCCATGTACCTCTGCCGAGAGCTCACCGACCTGTCGCTGCCCCGCATCGGCCAGGCCTTCGGCGGCCGCGACCACACCACGGTCATGCACGCGGACCGCAAAATCCGCCAGCACATGGCCGAGCGCCGCAGCCTCTACAACCAGATCGCCGAGCTGACGAACCGCATCAAGCAGAACACTTAG
- the yidC gene encoding membrane protein insertase YidC, giving the protein MSLDWIYYGISWILLRWHALWDTIGIPDGPVLGTNWSWILSIVFLVVTLRVILFPVFVKQIKSQRAMQALQPKVKELQEKHKGDRETLQKEMMELYRVEKANPLMGCLPMFLQIPVFLGLFHTLRRLSPDNPRPTLYGWTAEQFHSATHSALFTAPLPAKFGSSPAELAALDAGSGATVKIIAGVLVLIMMATTYLTSRQMILKTGWAEDPQQKMIQRLMLYGIPLSLLVSGSLFPIGVVIYWVTNNLFSLAQQQWVLRKFPPPQMAGKSGSTSARPASSATAGKGTTKNPVQPATRGLFGRKQAEPEPTTPGVDTKALAPKPGAKPVNPKKGARPANKPKG; this is encoded by the coding sequence TTGAGTCTCGACTGGATCTACTACGGCATTTCGTGGATCCTCCTGCGCTGGCATGCCCTGTGGGACACCATCGGCATCCCTGACGGACCGGTGCTCGGCACCAACTGGTCCTGGATCCTCTCGATCGTCTTCCTGGTGGTGACGCTGCGCGTCATCCTCTTCCCCGTCTTCGTCAAGCAGATCAAGTCCCAGCGGGCGATGCAGGCGCTGCAGCCCAAGGTCAAGGAGCTGCAGGAGAAGCACAAGGGCGACCGGGAGACGCTCCAGAAGGAAATGATGGAGCTGTACCGCGTCGAGAAGGCCAACCCGCTCATGGGCTGCCTCCCGATGTTCCTGCAGATCCCCGTCTTCCTCGGCCTGTTCCACACCCTGCGCCGGCTCAGTCCGGACAACCCCCGGCCCACCCTGTACGGCTGGACCGCCGAGCAGTTCCACTCGGCGACGCACTCCGCCCTGTTCACGGCTCCCCTGCCGGCCAAGTTCGGCTCCTCCCCCGCCGAGCTCGCCGCCCTGGACGCCGGCAGCGGCGCCACGGTGAAGATCATCGCCGGTGTGCTGGTCCTCATCATGATGGCGACCACGTACCTCACCAGCCGCCAGATGATCCTCAAGACCGGCTGGGCCGAGGACCCGCAGCAGAAGATGATCCAGCGCCTGATGCTGTACGGCATCCCGCTGTCGCTGCTCGTCTCCGGCTCGCTGTTCCCCATCGGCGTGGTCATCTACTGGGTCACGAACAACCTCTTCAGCCTCGCCCAGCAGCAGTGGGTGCTCCGCAAGTTCCCGCCGCCGCAGATGGCGGGCAAGTCGGGCTCGACCTCCGCCCGCCCCGCGAGCAGCGCGACCGCCGGCAAGGGCACCACGAAGAACCCGGTGCAGCCCGCGACCCGTGGCCTCTTCGGCCGCAAGCAGGCCGAGCCGGAGCCGACGACCCCGGGCGTGGACACCAAGGCGCTCGCCCCGAAGCCCGGCGCGAAGCCGGTCAACCCTAAGAAGGGCGCCCGGCCCGCGAACAAGCCCAAGGGATGA
- a CDS encoding protein jag, whose amino-acid sequence MTDTSTPSAEETTATAAESAGTEETKKSESVASDSDLFRQSEIAADYVEGLLDILDYDGDIDELVSAGRPMVEVVGGRLQPLVGQRGATLEALQELTRLAIFRATGSPSRLLLDIGGYRATRRKELTAVARNAVEKVKEHGDAVRLEPMSAFERKCVHDVVNAISGVESESEGVEPNRRIIVRPAD is encoded by the coding sequence GTGACCGACACCAGCACTCCCAGCGCCGAGGAGACCACCGCCACCGCCGCGGAGTCCGCCGGTACGGAGGAGACCAAGAAGTCGGAGAGTGTGGCCTCCGACTCCGACCTGTTCCGGCAGAGCGAGATCGCCGCCGACTACGTGGAGGGGCTGCTCGACATCCTCGACTACGACGGCGACATCGACGAGCTCGTGTCCGCGGGACGGCCGATGGTCGAGGTCGTCGGCGGCCGGCTGCAGCCGCTCGTCGGCCAGCGCGGCGCGACGCTGGAAGCGCTGCAGGAGCTGACCCGCCTGGCGATCTTCCGCGCCACCGGTTCCCCCAGCCGCCTCCTGCTCGACATCGGCGGCTACCGCGCCACCCGCCGCAAGGAACTCACTGCAGTCGCCCGCAACGCGGTGGAGAAGGTCAAGGAGCACGGCGACGCCGTACGCCTCGAGCCGATGTCCGCCTTCGAGCGCAAGTGCGTCCACGACGTGGTCAACGCGATCTCCGGCGTGGAGAGCGAATCCGAGGGCGTCGAGCCGAACCGCCGCATCATCGTCCGGCCGGCCGACTGA
- a CDS encoding PLP-dependent aminotransferase family protein: protein MTGTTQDDYTDRYARRVRGMTTSEIRALFAVASRPEVVSLAGGSPYIAALPLDAVGEMMSKLATDMGTTSLQYGIGQGTVELRERICEVMTLSGIDASNGASPDDVVVTVGGQQALDLVARLFLDPGDVVLAEGPTYVGALGVFQAAQAQVRHIAMDADGLVPAALEAAIAEAGGRAKFLYTIPTYQNPAGVTLTEERREQILDICERHGLLVVEDDPYGMLSFEGEAPRPLRARRREGVFYLSTFSKTFAPGLRVGWILAPHAVREKLVMASEANILCPSAFAQGAVTQYLSTMPWREQIKTYREIYRERRDALLDALEDLMPAGTTWTRPDGGLFVWATLPEGLDSKAMMPRAIAARVAYVPGTGFYADGTGTENLRLNFSFPAPDRIREGVRRLAGVMEQELAMRAVFGPTTPHRRRGPAGADAPGPDLA, encoded by the coding sequence ATGACCGGCACGACCCAAGACGATTACACCGATCGCTATGCGCGACGGGTCCGCGGGATGACGACCTCCGAGATCCGCGCCCTCTTCGCCGTCGCCAGCCGTCCCGAAGTGGTGTCGCTGGCCGGCGGGTCGCCGTACATCGCGGCGCTGCCACTGGACGCGGTCGGCGAGATGATGAGCAAGCTTGCCACCGACATGGGCACGACCAGCCTTCAGTACGGCATCGGGCAGGGCACGGTCGAGCTCCGTGAACGCATCTGCGAGGTCATGACGCTCTCCGGCATCGACGCCTCGAACGGCGCATCCCCGGACGACGTGGTGGTGACCGTCGGCGGTCAGCAGGCCCTCGACCTGGTGGCGCGGCTGTTCCTGGACCCGGGCGACGTGGTGCTCGCCGAGGGGCCGACGTACGTCGGCGCACTCGGCGTGTTCCAGGCCGCCCAGGCACAGGTGCGGCACATCGCCATGGACGCCGACGGGCTCGTGCCGGCTGCTCTGGAGGCAGCGATAGCAGAGGCAGGTGGGAGGGCCAAGTTCCTCTACACCATCCCGACGTACCAGAACCCGGCCGGCGTCACGCTGACCGAGGAGCGCCGGGAGCAGATCCTCGACATCTGCGAGCGCCACGGGCTGCTGGTGGTCGAGGACGACCCGTACGGAATGCTCAGCTTCGAGGGCGAGGCGCCGCGGCCGCTGCGCGCCCGCCGCCGCGAGGGCGTGTTCTACCTGAGCACGTTCTCCAAGACCTTCGCGCCGGGGCTGCGGGTCGGGTGGATTCTGGCTCCCCATGCCGTACGCGAAAAGCTGGTCATGGCGTCCGAGGCGAACATCCTGTGCCCGAGCGCGTTCGCCCAGGGCGCCGTGACGCAGTACCTGTCCACCATGCCGTGGCGCGAGCAGATCAAGACGTACCGCGAGATCTACCGCGAGCGCCGCGACGCCCTGCTCGACGCGCTCGAGGATCTGATGCCGGCGGGCACCACCTGGACGCGGCCGGACGGCGGCCTGTTCGTGTGGGCGACGCTCCCCGAGGGCCTCGACTCGAAGGCGATGATGCCGCGCGCCATCGCCGCGCGGGTCGCGTACGTGCCGGGCACGGGCTTCTACGCCGATGGCACGGGCACCGAGAATCTGCGGCTCAACTTCTCGTTCCCGGCTCCGGACCGCATCCGCGAGGGCGTACGCCGGCTGGCCGGGGTGATGGAGCAGGAGCTCGCGATGCGCGCGGTCTTCGGCCCGACGACCCCGCACCGCCGTCGTGGCCCGGCCGGCGCGGACGCTCCCGGTCCCGACTTGGCATGA
- a CDS encoding ParA family protein translates to MADGRSASDGPAGEFVADGGSTAENTATVASADGASPEDVSRETPGRDDDDPPLAMEALRAVQILNPSGEITMPRPDHPRVLCVANQKGGVGKTTTTVNLAVALALHGNRVLVVDLDPQGNASTGLNVPHHAGVPDVYDCLIDNVPLAEVAQPVEGIPNLFCVPATIDLAGAEIELVSVVARESRLARAIAAHPEKFDYVFIDCPPSLGLLTVNALCAAQEVLIPIQCEYYALEGLNQLINNINLVRQHLNPTLDVSTILLTMYDRRTRLADAVEQDVRNHFGSKVLEAVIPRNVRVSEAPSYGQSVMTYDPGSRGATSYFEAALELAMRGVNTGGAA, encoded by the coding sequence ATGGCGGACGGCCGATCGGCGTCCGATGGGCCGGCGGGTGAGTTCGTCGCTGACGGTGGCTCGACTGCTGAGAACACGGCGACCGTGGCTTCGGCCGATGGCGCCTCCCCCGAGGATGTTTCACGTGAAACGCCGGGCCGGGATGACGACGATCCACCGTTGGCCATGGAAGCGTTGCGAGCTGTGCAGATTCTCAACCCGAGCGGCGAGATCACCATGCCGCGACCGGATCACCCCCGGGTGCTCTGTGTCGCCAACCAGAAGGGTGGCGTGGGCAAGACCACCACGACGGTCAACTTGGCGGTGGCCCTCGCGCTGCACGGCAACCGCGTCCTCGTGGTCGACTTGGACCCCCAGGGCAACGCCTCCACGGGCCTCAACGTGCCACATCACGCCGGCGTGCCGGACGTGTACGACTGCCTCATCGACAACGTGCCGCTCGCCGAGGTTGCGCAGCCCGTCGAGGGCATTCCCAACCTCTTCTGCGTACCGGCGACCATCGACCTCGCAGGCGCCGAGATCGAACTCGTCTCCGTCGTCGCCCGGGAGTCCCGGCTGGCTCGAGCCATCGCGGCGCACCCGGAGAAGTTCGACTACGTCTTCATCGACTGCCCGCCGTCGCTCGGCCTGCTCACGGTCAACGCGCTGTGCGCGGCGCAAGAGGTGCTCATCCCGATCCAGTGCGAGTACTACGCGTTGGAGGGTCTCAACCAGCTGATTAACAACATCAACCTGGTCCGGCAGCACCTCAACCCCACGCTCGACGTGAGCACGATCCTGCTGACCATGTACGACCGTCGCACCCGCCTCGCCGACGCCGTCGAGCAGGACGTGCGCAACCACTTCGGCTCCAAGGTGCTCGAGGCGGTGATTCCCCGCAACGTACGGGTGTCGGAGGCACCGAGCTACGGCCAATCCGTGATGACCTACGATCCGGGATCGCGGGGCGCCACGAGCTACTTCGAGGCTGCTCTGGAACTCGCAATGCGCGGAGTCAACACGGGAGGCGCGGCATGA
- a CDS encoding D-alanine--D-alanine ligase family protein: protein MITSMGTSTEPHVLVLAGGLSYERDVSLRSGRRVLDALRAVGLSAEMRDADVSLLPTLQEDPPDAVVIALHGATGEDGSLRGVLDLCGVPYVGCSASASRLAWDKPSAKSMLREKGIRTPDWVALPHDRFSELGAVAVLDRIADRLGLPLMVKPAQGGSGLGASVVREATALPAAMVGCFAYHSTALVEKYVAGMDVAVSIVDLGDGPIALPAVEIVPRNGVYDYAARYTAGLTTWHTPARLSPSVASSVASTALAAHEALGLRDLSRVDLIVDAEGVAHVLEVNVSPGMTETSLLPLAVQAGGLDLGKVLSQVVGLAIARGCG, encoded by the coding sequence ATGATCACATCCATGGGTACGTCCACAGAACCGCATGTCCTCGTCCTCGCCGGTGGCCTCTCGTACGAGCGCGACGTCTCCCTGCGCTCGGGCCGCCGCGTCCTCGACGCCCTGCGCGCGGTGGGCCTCTCCGCGGAGATGCGCGACGCGGACGTGTCCCTGCTGCCGACGCTCCAGGAGGACCCTCCGGACGCGGTGGTGATCGCGCTGCACGGCGCAACCGGCGAGGACGGTTCGCTGCGCGGCGTGCTGGATCTGTGCGGGGTGCCGTACGTCGGTTGCTCGGCGTCGGCATCGCGCCTCGCCTGGGACAAGCCCTCGGCCAAGTCGATGCTGCGCGAAAAGGGCATCCGTACGCCGGACTGGGTGGCCCTGCCCCACGACCGCTTCTCGGAACTCGGCGCGGTGGCAGTCCTCGACCGGATCGCCGACCGCCTCGGCCTGCCCCTGATGGTGAAGCCGGCCCAGGGCGGCTCCGGCCTGGGAGCATCCGTCGTCCGCGAGGCGACGGCCCTCCCGGCGGCCATGGTCGGCTGCTTCGCGTACCACTCGACGGCGCTCGTGGAGAAGTACGTGGCGGGCATGGACGTCGCGGTCTCGATCGTCGACCTGGGCGACGGCCCGATCGCTCTCCCGGCCGTGGAGATCGTGCCGAGAAACGGGGTGTACGACTACGCGGCCCGGTACACGGCCGGGCTGACTACGTGGCACACGCCTGCCCGGCTGTCTCCGTCAGTGGCATCGTCCGTGGCGAGTACGGCCTTGGCGGCGCACGAGGCGCTCGGACTGCGGGATCTCTCGCGGGTCGATCTGATCGTCGACGCGGAGGGGGTGGCGCATGTGCTCGAGGTGAACGTGTCGCCGGGGATGACGGAGACCTCGCTGCTTCCGTTGGCGGTACAGGCTGGGGGATTGGACCTGGGGAAGGTTCTGTCTCAGGTTGTGGGTCTGGCCATTGCCCGTGGGTGCGGGTGA
- the rpmH gene encoding 50S ribosomal protein L34, giving the protein MSKRTYQPNNRRRAKTHGFRLRMRTRAGRAILASRRGKGRKELSA; this is encoded by the coding sequence GTGAGCAAGCGCACCTACCAGCCGAACAACCGCCGGCGCGCCAAGACCCACGGTTTCCGGCTGCGCATGCGCACCCGGGCCGGCCGCGCCATCCTGGCCTCCCGCCGTGGCAAGGGCCGCAAAGAGCTGTCGGCCTGA
- a CDS encoding ParB/RepB/Spo0J family partition protein: MKNRPRGGLGRGLGALIPTAPPAAATVAAEAPPAAPPAPAQFSGTTTEQPPADTVAAAPEPTDAAVPESSPSPSELPAEDDGGLAPVPGASFAELPVTAIVPNPKQPRHVFDEEALEELKTSIQEVGFLQPIVVRNIGDGKYELVMGERRWRAAQAVGKETIPAIVRETRDDAMLRDALLENIHRANLNPLEEAAAYQQLLDEFGATHEELARRIGRSRPQISNTIRLLNLPAPVQRRVAAGVLSAGHARALLSLEDNDQQEQLALRIVAEGLSVRATEELVSLAIADGPAKKSTPTRRAKVHAPALNDLAERLSDRFDTRVKVDIGRNKGKITIEFATVDDLERIVGMIGVEDEGTSSGD, from the coding sequence ATGAAGAACCGTCCACGGGGTGGCCTCGGCCGCGGCCTGGGGGCATTGATCCCCACGGCGCCGCCGGCCGCTGCGACGGTAGCCGCCGAGGCGCCGCCGGCCGCTCCCCCGGCTCCGGCACAGTTCTCCGGTACGACCACGGAACAGCCGCCGGCCGATACCGTGGCCGCCGCACCGGAGCCAACCGACGCCGCGGTCCCCGAGTCCTCGCCTTCGCCGTCCGAACTGCCGGCGGAAGATGATGGTGGGCTCGCGCCGGTGCCCGGAGCCAGCTTCGCGGAGCTTCCGGTCACGGCGATCGTGCCCAACCCCAAGCAGCCCCGACACGTCTTCGACGAGGAAGCGCTGGAGGAGCTCAAGACCTCCATCCAGGAGGTCGGCTTCCTCCAGCCGATCGTCGTCCGCAACATCGGCGACGGCAAATACGAGCTGGTCATGGGCGAGCGCCGCTGGCGAGCGGCTCAAGCGGTCGGCAAGGAGACCATCCCCGCGATCGTCCGCGAAACCCGCGACGACGCGATGCTGCGGGACGCCCTCCTCGAGAACATCCACCGCGCCAACCTCAACCCGCTGGAAGAGGCGGCCGCGTACCAGCAGCTCCTCGACGAATTCGGCGCCACACACGAGGAACTCGCCCGGCGCATCGGCCGCAGCCGCCCGCAGATTTCCAACACGATCAGGCTGCTCAACCTGCCGGCTCCCGTACAGCGCCGCGTCGCGGCGGGCGTTCTGTCGGCCGGCCATGCGCGGGCCCTGCTCAGCCTGGAAGACAACGACCAGCAGGAACAACTCGCGCTGCGCATCGTCGCCGAAGGCCTTTCCGTACGCGCAACCGAGGAGCTCGTCTCCCTCGCCATCGCGGACGGCCCGGCGAAAAAGTCGACGCCCACCCGACGCGCGAAAGTACACGCCCCCGCGCTGAACGACCTGGCCGAGCGGCTCTCGGACCGGTTCGACACACGAGTGAAGGTCGACATCGGCCGGAACAAGGGCAAGATCACAATCGAGTTCGCGACCGTGGACGATCTGGAACGGATAGTCGGCATGATCGGCGTCGAGGACGAGGGTACGAGCTCAGGAGACTGA
- the rnpA gene encoding ribonuclease P protein component: MLAAEQRLRRSTDFAAAVRGGRRAGRGTVVVHLLLDEPAQASEARAGFVVSKAVGNAVVRNKVRRRLRHLVRPRLSELPAGTSLVVRALPASASASFERLGADLDAALAAAQSPRRRR, translated from the coding sequence GTGCTGGCCGCGGAGCAACGACTGCGGCGTAGTACCGACTTCGCCGCAGCGGTTCGTGGTGGCCGCAGGGCGGGCCGCGGCACCGTGGTCGTCCACCTTCTTCTCGATGAGCCGGCGCAAGCCTCTGAGGCGCGCGCCGGCTTTGTCGTGTCCAAGGCGGTCGGCAACGCGGTGGTCCGCAACAAGGTGCGCCGCCGCCTGCGCCATCTGGTGCGTCCACGGCTGAGCGAGCTGCCCGCGGGGACGTCCCTCGTCGTGCGCGCCCTGCCCGCCTCGGCGTCGGCGTCCTTCGAGAGGCTCGGCGCCGACCTGGACGCCGCTCTGGCTGCCGCTCAGTCACCCCGGCGGCGCCGATGA